Below is a window of Malania oleifera isolate guangnan ecotype guangnan chromosome 1, ASM2987363v1, whole genome shotgun sequence DNA.
ACCAACCTCTAATTTTTCACAAACAATGGGGTTTGGACTTTTGGAACATCAATTGTTGAGACAAAATCTCACATCCTCTAATACCCCATGATCCATATAGACCCCAACACTGGACCAAATGAGTAAAGTCAAAAAGATCTCAAGAAGAAAcctcaaaaagaagaagaagaagaaatgcaATGTCACATCTCCAAAATCAAAAGCTTACAGTGGCATTAAGAAAGCAAGAaaaacaatgttaaatgaaccaTACATGCACAAAGTGGGCGGCGCAGAATTGTGGCCTAACAAGTCCGGACATCAGTCCGGAATCAGTGGCATATGGATCCATCTCAGGGTAAAATTTCATTAGGCAAACCTCTCCTAAGCATCCTAACCTCTACAACGGCTGTGGCTGTCCCCTCCCCCAAGGGAATGCATTTAGTCCTGCAAGGGGTAAAACCCCAAAAACCATGGCATTGTTTTGGTGGCGATGGGTTAATTGTTGGATAGGTGAAACAATCAGAGTGGCTCTCCAGGGCATTGCCTGGTAAAAGAAGGCAACTTCCATGTTAAAAGCTAGGGCATTTTTAACCCAAGGGCCCCCCCTCCAAGTCCACATACCCTTTGCTTTTGACTTCTCAAAAACCCACCCACAAGCACTTTGGCAAGCAAGCTTGGACTCGCCATCTTGTTTTCTTTTGAGGAAATCTTTATGCTAAATTACGGCTCGACACAGAGTACTGATGTGTAGTATATTTGTCATGtaattaccccccccccccccccctgaatCTTAAATTGTAGCAATTCATAACTTCATATTCCATAAATCCCTGTTCAGTAATTTCGTCATCATAACAAAACTTAAAGCATGAAGATGAAACTGCTACAATTAAAATTTCAGGAGGCCAAATACAATTCAGTGAGACTCAAGAGTCTTGTGATTTGACTAAAACTATTTGAATAAACAAAAAGAGTAATACAATATGCTGACAAAACCACGCCATTATTGCCAGttacaatcatatcatttcaatAGAGTGACCATAATAGGGCAGAACCTCAGTAGGAATTAAATAATTTGACAATTTCAGAAATTCTAGGTGGACTCCAATATATGTATTCTGTGTTTGCTTGCTGATATCATATGTACGACTAAACTTAGAACAGATCCAAAAACTAAAGCTGCGGAGATCCCTAATGTCTTGAAGCATTCATCAAGGACTGCCCAGTTTGACCTTCAGCAACTCCAATAACAAGGCCCCTCCAACTAGGGTCATGGTTTATTTTTAAGAGCCCCAATCCAACCCTAGCTGCAAGGTTGTGTTATGATTTGGCACTAGGCTTGAAATATGAGCAAGACCCAATCCATCCTTGATTTGCTGCACGCTTAAATTATGTGTTTTGGATAACAATAACAAAACCTATTGATCTGGTGTATACTAAAATATAGTTTCCTGGGAGACAACTAATCGGTTTTATCGCAGAACAACCACATTACaagtttaaatatttgaaaggaTTGAATAGGGGCTCGAAATGAAAGACAAACTACCACCATTGAGTAGACTAAACCCAATGAGTCTTCTAATAGaccctaaaaatataaaaagatatGATGCCTATTGAATCCTTACCAACAACTTAAACTTATAAGGTTGATTCACTGGCCTAAAGCATTCAAAATCCAAGGATTGGGCATTCTCTTTCTTATAATTACATTTAAGCACGTGGTAAATGACATATTTGGACTTTATTCACTCATTCAAGTCCAACGCGCTTGCAAACAAGGATCATTATAATATAAAACTTATTCTTGGGCACCCATtaatgtttcttcaaaatttctCAAGGTTTTTCAGGATATTTGAAAGTTCTAGGAATTTATCAACATGAACTACAACAAATGATGGAAAAAGTTCAGTACATGCATTAAAGAAACACAAGATGTAAAACAGAGCATCAAAAAAGGCATAGGAACATCAGCAACAAAGAAAACAGTGCTGTCCCTAGATGCAAGTACTTCTCACCCTTTCATCACCTAAAACAGCTGCCTTCTACAATTACTCCAAGAAGGTCTCCATGACATCAGTGTACATCCCTGGTTCAGAACTCCTATACTCCATGGGATAATGCTGATGGTGATCGAGTGAAGTTGAGGATGACGACGAAGCCATTCTTGAAGGCAAAGTAAAGCTCCTCttgaacttgttttccatctttCTGACACTCTCTGGGTGGCTGTCCAAGCTCAAAAACTCATTCGGGTTAGCACTGCTGGTGTTATGCAAGTTTGAAGCTTCCAAATTTGGGTTTAGATTTGGATTCTTCCCTTCAAGGATGAGGGGATGGTGAGTTTGGTCTGGCTTGTTTCCTATACCCTCTGGGCTGAACAAAAGCTTGGCATCATTGGTTCGCCCAGTGAGAGCATTAAAGAAAGACAACCCATTTGGCCATTTGATTTCATTTTCATGATCTCCCATCATATCCTCAATTCGGGTTTCAGATGAATGAGGGGGGAGGAGCATTTGAGTTTCATCTTTGGAGGGCAGAAATCCAAGTCTGGGAGAGTTCTGAAAACTGGGAGAAGCAAGGACAGAGGTGGCAGATGGAAGCGGCCTTTGGCCCCAATTGAAGAGAGGAGGAGGGCGTGTGGGCATGGCCGATTGCTTCGaaggaactgaagaagaagaagaagtgtttCTTGTTGAAGAGAAGAGCTGGGAGAGGTAGAACCCAGATTGATATCCAAGAGATTCAAAGGTATGTCTCATTCTCAGCACAAAATGAAGGTCTTCAGGTATCTGAGAATAGATATTTTTGTCTCAATCAGATCAGTGCATCTGTATTTAATGGCTTAGAACTTTTACATGCATAAATATATCTATGTACAGGTATACAGTTTAATCATTCCCCATGGGAATATAAGATTGCCCCATCGCAGAAAACCTTGAAGAAAaagataaagagaaaagaaaaaatcaaatgaaTGAAACTCACAATCTTGCAGGAACCCAGTTGTAAAAGGCCATGGCCAGCTTGAATCACGGCTATAGTCTGGTCAGGAGAAAATTAGGTAAGAGAGGGTTTAAGTCTAGTAAAAGGGGGAAAAAAGTAATGCTAATAACACGGGACATAATCAATCAATGAttaacttttcatttttttctaaCCTGAATGCCCGAGTCAAACTGATCGGTCCATTCAGTGGGAAGCTGCAATTAAGACCCATAGGCCAGCATATCATCATCAATCATCCACATAATTTCAGCCAACCAATCAATAGACTACTTAAAAGATTgaaataatgaaacttcaaaaaaaagaagaaggggtAGGGCTTGTTTTTCGACATACAGCATCAAAAGAACTCTGCCAGTAGTTGGAGATGTTTGGTTCACATTCTGAAGGTTCTTTGAAAACCCATTTATGGCACTTATCCGAAGCAACCTTTCCCATCAACCTGCTCAATTAATTCAACCAATCAACCcacacatatgcatatatatatatacataggagATTTCCTTTTTCGTTAGTTTGCGCTTTACACTCCCAGAAGATTTTATCCAGCTaaagagagtgagagtgagagagacataattaaaatcaaaatataaacACCTACCCAGTACCCACCCTTCTCCATAATTATATAGCTGAATGGACATTTTGCTGAAGGCTTTCCTCACAGGATGTTCCCCATCAATCTCATCCAAACAATCTGCAACTCTTCGTCGGCAAAACCCATCTTCCCACATCAACATCCTTCATCAAAGAATTCAAAAAGAAAGCACCCAGTTCAAGAAATTACTCAAAGAAGCACCGCTAAAATCACTAAACAACTCAT
It encodes the following:
- the LOC131165352 gene encoding protein RICE SALT SENSITIVE 3 isoform X2, with product MGKVASDKCHKWVFKEPSECEPNISNYWQSSFDALPTEWTDQFDSGIQTIAVIQAGHGLLQLGSCKIIPEDLHFVLRMRHTFESLGYQSGFYLSQLFSSTRNTSSSSSVPSKQSAMPTRPPPLFNWGQRPLPSATSVLASPSFQNSPRLGFLPSKDETQMLLPPHSSETRIEDMMGDHENEIKWPNGLSFFNALTGRTNDAKLLFSPEGIGNKPDQTHHPLILEGKNPNLNPNLEASNLHNTSSANPNEFLSLDSHPESVRKMENKFKRSFTLPSRMASSSSSTSLDHHQHYPMEYRSSEPGMYTDVMETFLE
- the LOC131165352 gene encoding protein RICE SALT SENSITIVE 3 isoform X1 produces the protein MVGSGASDRSKEAVGMMALHEALRSVCLNTDWTYAVFWTIRPRPRVRGGNGCKVGDDNGSLMLMWEDGFCRRRVADCLDEIDGEHPVRKAFSKMSIQLYNYGEGLMGKVASDKCHKWVFKEPSECEPNISNYWQSSFDALPTEWTDQFDSGIQTIAVIQAGHGLLQLGSCKIIPEDLHFVLRMRHTFESLGYQSGFYLSQLFSSTRNTSSSSSVPSKQSAMPTRPPPLFNWGQRPLPSATSVLASPSFQNSPRLGFLPSKDETQMLLPPHSSETRIEDMMGDHENEIKWPNGLSFFNALTGRTNDAKLLFSPEGIGNKPDQTHHPLILEGKNPNLNPNLEASNLHNTSSANPNEFLSLDSHPESVRKMENKFKRSFTLPSRMASSSSSTSLDHHQHYPMEYRSSEPGMYTDVMETFLE